A stretch of Labrus bergylta chromosome 19, fLabBer1.1, whole genome shotgun sequence DNA encodes these proteins:
- the evx1 gene encoding homeobox even-skipped homolog protein 1, with protein sequence MESREEMVMLAEAGQLSKSGSNLPEAIGSPELREQPGKPGHRSCLSPGAAPYSRDSTEVMVEESPRRNLCADMRPVGTSSSGGRNRTDHLHKEGSSSDTESDFYEEIDVSCTPESMDYPTARGRNGDSPGHLSENGADPSKMVPGQGSLSYSADQIRRYRTAFTREQIGRLEKEFYRENYVSRPRRCELAAALNLPETTIKVWFQNRRMKDKRQRLAMTWPHPADPAFYTYMMSHAAATGNLPYPFPSHLPLPYYSHLGVGAGSTPAATPFSHPLRSLDSFRMLSHPYQRPELLCAFRHPSLYPGPPHGLGPGGSPCSCLACHSSQSNGISTRPSGSDFACSPTSRTDAFVTFTPSVLSKSSSVTLDQREEVPLTR encoded by the exons ATGGAAAGCAGAGAGGAGATGGTGATGCTGGCAGAAGCAGGTCAGCTGAGCAAGAGCGGCTCTAATTTACCGGAAGCCATTGGGAGCCCCGAGCTGCGAGAACAGCCAGGGAAGCCGGGCCACAGGAGCTGTCTGAGCCCCGGTGCTGCGCCCTACTCCCGGGACAGTACGGAGGTGATGGTGGAGGAGAGCCCACGGAGGAATCTGTGCGCAGACATGCGACCGGTTGGCACGTCTTCATCCGGAGGAAGAAACCGGACAGATCATCTCCACAAAGAAGGCAGCAGCTCAGACACCGAGTCGGACTTCTACGAAGAAATTGATGTGAGCTGCACGCCTGAGAGCATGGACTACCCGACTGCTAGAG GTCGGAATGGGGATTCTCCGGGACACCTAAGTGAGAATGGAGCAGACCCGAGTAAGATGGTCCCAGGTCAGGGCTCTCTGTCCTACTCAGCGGATCAGATTCGCCGGTACCGGACAGCGTTCACCCGGGAGCAGATCGGCCGGCTGGAGAAGGAATTTTACCGGGAGAACTATGTGTCCAGGCCGCGGAGATGCGAACTTGCGGCCGCCTTAAATCTACCTGAAACTACAATCAAG GTGTGGTTTCAGAACCGCAGGATGAAAGACAAACGCCAGCGTCTGGCCATGACGTGGCCTCATCCCGCAGATCCGGCCTTCTACACCTACATGATGAGCCACGCGGCGGCCACGGGGAACCTGCCCTACCCCTTCCCATCCCACCTGCCGCTGCCTTACTATTCCCACCTGGGTGTCGGAGCTGGCTCTACTCCGGCCGCCACCCCTTTTTCACATCCCCTGCGGTCCCTGGACAGTTTCCGGATGCTGTCTCATCCCTACCAGAGGCCGGAGCTGCTGTGCGCCTTCAGACACCCCTCCCTGTACCCCGGACCTCCCCACGGCCTCGGTCCCGGAGGAAGCCCATGCTCCTGCCTGGCCTGTCACTCAAGTCAATCTAACGGTATCTCAACCAGGCCCTCTGGATCGGACTTCGCGTGCTCTCCAACCAGCAGGACTGACGCTTTTGTCACATTCACGCCTTCAGTGCTCAGCAAATCCTCCTCTGTGACGTTAGACCAGAGGGAGGAAGTGCCCCTGACCAGATAA
- the hibadha gene encoding 3-hydroxyisobutyrate dehydrogenase a has product MAALFRGSRNILLRWTKHVDLAFVSSRSMASKTPVGFVGLGNMGSPMAKNLLKNGYPVIATDVFPESRKELQETGAQVVDSPAEVAEKADRIITMLPSSPNVIEVYTGPNGILKKVKKGTLLIDSSTIDPAVSKEMAVAAEKMGAVFMDAPVSGGVGAASLAKLTFMVGGVEEEYNAAQELLTCMGANVVYCGQVGTGQAAKICNNMLLAIGMIGTAETMNLGIRLGLDPKLLAKILNMSSGRCWSSDTYNPVPGVMEGVPSGNSYQGGFGTTLMAKDLGLAQNTATNTKTPIPLGSLAHQIFRVMCSRGYANKDFSSVFQFLREEEGQ; this is encoded by the exons TGTCATCGCGATCGATGGCCTCAAAAACACCAGTGGGGTTTGTTGGTCTGGGAAACATGGGCAGTCCAATGGCCAAAAACCTGTTAAAAAACGGTTATCCTGTTATTGCCACCGATGTCTTTCCTGAGTCTCGCAAGGAGTTGCAGGAAACTGGTGCCCAG GTAGTCGACTCTCCAGCAGAGGTGGCAGAGAAAGCAGACCGCATCATCACTATGTTACCCTCCAGCCCTAACGTCATAGAGGTCTACACAGGCCCGAATGGCATCCTCAA GAAGGTGAAGAAGGGAACGCTTTTGATTGACTCCTCAACCATCGACCCAGCTGTATCAAAAGAGATGGCAGTCGCCGCAGAGAAGATGGGAGCTGTTTTCATGGATGCTCCAGTATCAGGAG GTGTCGGGGCTGCCAGCTTGGCCAAACTGACCTTCATGGTGGGTGGAGTGGAAGAGGAATACAACGCTGCTCAGGAGCTGCTCACCTGCATGGGAGCAAATGTTGTCTACTGTGGACAGGTTGGAACAGGACAG GCGGCTAAGATCTGCAACAACATGCTCCTGGCCATCGGGATGATTGGCACTGCAGAGACCATGAATCTTGGAATCAG ACTTGGTTTGGATCCCAAGCTACTAGCAAAGATCCTCAACATGTCCTCAGGTCGTTGCTGGTCCAGCGACACGTACAATCCAGTCCCTGGTGTCATGGAGGGAGTCCCCTCAGGCAACAGCTACCAGGGCGGCTTTGGAACCACACTAATGGCAAAG GATCTTGGTTTGGCTCAAAACACTGCCACCAACACTAAGACACCCATCCCTCTGGGCTCCCTCGCCCACCAGATCTTCAGAGTCATGTGCTCCCGAGGCTACGCTAACAAGGACTTCTCATCCGTCTTCCAATTCCTACGCGAGGAGGAAGGCCAGTGA